In Thermomonas paludicola, the following are encoded in one genomic region:
- a CDS encoding heme exporter protein CcmD, whose protein sequence is MSYRDYVIAAYAAFAVMLLWDFLVPRLQLRATLRAAKLRIARRQATPAPPTELPLSRD, encoded by the coding sequence ATGAGCTACCGCGACTATGTCATCGCCGCCTACGCGGCTTTTGCGGTGATGCTGCTGTGGGACTTCCTGGTTCCCAGGCTGCAGCTTCGCGCCACGCTGCGCGCCGCCAAGCTGCGCATTGCACGCCGGCAAGCCACGCCAGCGCCCCCCACGGAACTTCCGCTG